The following are encoded together in the Lactuca sativa cultivar Salinas chromosome 1, Lsat_Salinas_v11, whole genome shotgun sequence genome:
- the LOC111915913 gene encoding uncharacterized protein LOC111915913 produces the protein MTLKSRSELLQEQSKTMDLMDVNQVLEVPDTPDRQQVSATHDSDFKERRNNASTNNQKPSKDYINGRMRNQQIENGKSATVSGNRRLFIHPYSSTSFEHPKPSVDTTRHDKGKGKSLCNSDAQKLAHQEGGSFVGVSKQNGIGHSGISRVNAFTKGVLPLNRIPAVESLDRSSKSCKVDNTFKNVAHHKAESSIQPCSSIKVPHKRMLVRNGCISPHNIAKSKHIEKKDETGIVVKEGENGSISNTVDIKDMVTEDKDSHRCKGKGVSVSHSHHPLKEPDRKTIHKEQSTESERWRTTHNHRKQRDIEQQKKGLMQRDHRNEKDFVNLVESERVSSSSSSVSTSRNLGKRSVSLVDDFNGETSNSRPKRNKNLNGVGPSNPVVEPITCNNEDSGVRALQVEADEMLARELQQQLYDEELTPVLEVNEMDSNLPFAMPAQQDNSTRQAGGRRPYRRQAPSSLNARQPNTSRPSSIQRRLQPQARASSRMSQLRTRFQTINRRNSIFPPNMDVDVRMQILEMLEADGDRRRRNDVSRIRREFNEDDYEMLLALDDDNHRHGGATPAQINNLPESTVQAENLQECSICLETPAIGETIRHLPCLHRFHKECIDQWLRRKTSCPICKSSIE, from the exons ATGACTTTGAAATCAAGGTCGGAACTCCTACAGGAACAATCCAAG ACCATGGATTTAATGGATGTGAATCAGGTGTTGGAGGTTCCTGACACACCTGATAGACAACAAGTATCAGCAACACATGATAGTGACTTCAAAGAAAGGCGAAACAATGCTTCCACAAATAATCAAAAACCAAGTAAAGATTATATTAATGGAAGAATGAGAAATCAGCAAATTGAAAATGGGAAATCAGCCACAGTTAGTGGGAACCGAAGATTGTTTATTCATCCCTATAGTTCAACCTCTTTTGAACATCCTAAACCTTCTGTAGACACTACAAGACATGACAAAGGTAAAGGTAAATCTTTGTGTAATTCTGATGCTCAAAAGTTAGCTCATCAAGAAGGTGGTAGTTTTGTTGGTGTATCCAAGCAAAATGGGATTGGGCATTCTGGAATTAGCAGagtaaatgcttttacaaaaggtgtattacccctcaatcgtaTTCCTGCAGTAGAGTCTTTAGATAGATCAAGCAAATCATGTAAAGTAGATAATACTTTCAAAAATGTTGCTCATCATAAAGCTGAAAGTAGTATTCAACCTTGCTCATCTATCAAAGTCCCTCATAAGAGAATGTTGGTTAGAAATGGATGTATTTCTCCTCATAACATTGCAAAATCTAAACACATTGAAAAGAAGGATGAAACTGGTATTGTGGTAAAAGAAGGAGAAAATGGTTCAATTTCAAATACAGTTGATATTAAGGATATGGTAACTGAAGATAAAGATTCACATAGATGTAAGGGAAAAGGAGTATCAGTATCACATTCACATCATCCTTTAAAAGAGCCTGATAG GAAAACTATTCATAAAGAACAATCTACTGAATCAGAAAGATGGAGAACCACACACAACCATAGGAAACAGAGAGACATTGAACAACAGAAAAAAGGGTTGATGCAAAGGGATCATAGGAATGAAAAAGATTTTGTAAATCTTGTTGAATCAGAGAGagtgtcttcttcttcttcttcagtgtCCACTTCAAGAAATCTTGGAAAACGTTCTGTGTCACTTGTGGATGATTTTAATGGAGAAACTtcaaattcaagaccaaaaaggAACAAGAATCTTAATGGTGTGGGCCCCTCGAACCCAGTGGTGGAGCCCATTACATGTAATAATGAGGATTCAGGTGTTAGAGCTTTACAGGTCGAGGCAGATGAGATGTTGGCTAGAGAATTGCAACAACAGTTATACGATGAGGAGCTGACACCTGTCCTTGAAGTTAATGAG ATGGATTCAAATCTTCCATTTGCAATGCCAGCTCAGCAGGACAACAGTACACGCCAGGCTGGAGGTCGCCGTCCATATCGCCGT CAAGCTCCATCATCATTAAATGCACGACAACCAAATACTTCACGCCCCTCTTCAATTCAAAGACGCCTTCAACCTCAAGCTCGTGCCTCCTCAAGAATGTCTCAATTGAGAACTCGTTTCCAAACAATTAACCGAAGAAACTCAATATTTCCTCCAAATATGGATGTCGACGTg AGAATGCAAATACTTGAAATGTTAGAGGCGGATGGTGATAGGAGAAGGCGTAATGATGTGTCACGAATTAGGCGGGAATTCAATGA GGATGATTATGAAATGTTATTGGCTCTTGATGATGATAATCACAGACATGGAGGTGCAACTCCTGCACAAATTAATAACTTACCAGAGTCAACTGTTCAG GCTGAAAATCTTCAAGAATGCTCAATTTGTCTTGAGACTCCTGCAATTGGTGAAACCATTCGTCATCTTCCTTGCCTTCATAGATTTCACAAAGAG TGTATCGATCAATGGCTGAGAAGGAAAACATCATGCCCTATCTGCAAATCATCGATTGAATAA